Proteins co-encoded in one Xyrauchen texanus isolate HMW12.3.18 chromosome 19, RBS_HiC_50CHRs, whole genome shotgun sequence genomic window:
- the atoh1b gene encoding protein atonal homolog 1b, which translates to MTAKTKLLQWSEIKFRERPEDFTLSEHPRLTRSDPRAWMTSATPVYQSTGDHYTHASVDVTMDTYVSGCNSPLTAESDLERPKTNGGVEPNLPGPQRHRRVAANARERRRMHGLNRAFDKLRSVIPSLENEKKLSKYDTLQMAQIYITELSDLLEGVVHSECRGVREGCSPPGSQRSPSQCLRTSVNYAMDAPSSNFVPEKSDVTSSNASDGESSHFSDIEEGQTGGH; encoded by the coding sequence ATGACAGCAAAAACCAAGCTTTTGCAATGGTCAGAAATCAAATTTCGGGAACGACCGGAGGATTTTACACTCTCCGAACATCCGAGGCTGACCCGAAGTGATCCGCGGGCCTGGATGACCTCTGCGACCCCCGTTTACCAATCCACAGGTGACCACTACACTCACGCGTCGGTGGATGTCACCATGGACACGTACGTATCTGGATGCAACAGTCCTTTGACAGCGGAATCTGACCTGGAAAGACCTAAAACAAATGGTGGGGTCGAGCCAAATCTGCCCGGTCCTCAGAGACACAGACGTGTGGCCGCCAATGCGAGGGAAAGGCGGAGGATGCACGGACTGAATAGAGCGTTTGACAAACTGAGGAGCGTCATTCCCTCCTTAGAGAACGAGAAAAAACTGTCTAAATATGACACCCTGCAGATGGCGCAGATATACATCACAGAGCTGTCCGATTTGTTGGAGGGTGTTGTGCACTCGGAGTGCAGAGGTGTAAGGGAAGGTTGCAGCCCACCAGGTAGTCAAAGGAGTCCATCTCAGTGTTTGAGGACCAGCGTCAATTACGCAATGGATGCACCTTCCTCTAATTTTGTTCCGGAGAAAAGCGACGTCACATCGTCCAACGCCAGCGATGGCGAATCGTCGCATTTTAGTGACATTGAAGAAGGACAGACTGGAGGACACTGA